A part of Aegilops tauschii subsp. strangulata cultivar AL8/78 chromosome 2, Aet v6.0, whole genome shotgun sequence genomic DNA contains:
- the LOC120973424 gene encoding uncharacterized protein: MMDWAPVVVGVVLFVVLSPGLLFELPGTYGRIDFGGLRTTGKSIFVHTLVFFTIFAVIILGFEVHIYTGA; encoded by the coding sequence ATGATGGACTGGGCCCCTGTGGTGGTAGGGGTGGTGTTGTTCGTGGTGCTCTCGCCGGGGCTGCTGTTCGAGCTGCCGGGGACGTATGGGAGGATCGACTTCGGCGGCCTCCGCACCACGGGCAAGTCCATCTTCGTCCACACCCTTGTCTTCTTCACCATCTTCGCCGTCATCATCCTCGGGTTCGAAGTCCACATCTACACCGGCGCCTAG